Proteins encoded by one window of Bactrocera oleae isolate idBacOlea1 chromosome 4, idBacOlea1, whole genome shotgun sequence:
- the SIFa gene encoding neuropeptide SIFamide: MSSFSTVCFVALILAVCMCSFGEAAYRKPPFNGSIFGKRNSLEYDNAKAVTAMCEIALEACQSWFPQGESK; encoded by the exons ATGAGTTCATTCAGCACCGTCTGTTTCGTAGCCTTGATCTTGGCCGTCTGCATGTGCAGCTTCGGCGAGGCGGCCTACAGGAAGCCACCATTCAATGGCAGCATCTTTGGCAAACGCAATTCCTTGG AATATGATAATGCCAAAGCTGTCACTGCAATGTGCGAAATTGCATTGGAGGCGTGTCAATCATGGTTTCCACAAGGCGAAAGCAAATAA